In Moorella sp. Hama-1, a single genomic region encodes these proteins:
- a CDS encoding FeoA family protein codes for MAAITSLDNLKPGSSGEVIFLQARGLVRRRLLDLGLVPGTRVMALRRSPSGDPTAFFIRGATIALRREEGQQVLVRLL; via the coding sequence ATGGCGGCAATTACCAGCCTGGATAACCTCAAACCGGGTAGTTCCGGCGAAGTGATTTTTTTACAGGCGAGGGGCCTGGTCCGGCGCCGCCTCCTGGACCTCGGGCTGGTACCGGGTACCAGGGTGATGGCCTTACGCCGCAGTCCCAGTGGTGATCCTACAGCCTTTTTTATCCGCGGGGCAACCATTGCCCTGCGGCGGGAAGAAGGACAGCAGGTCTTGGTACGGCTATTATAA
- a CDS encoding FeoB small GTPase domain-containing protein, whose translation MGLTKQATGFSILREDFLPAGGTGYVVALAGNPNAGKSTVFNALTGLRQHTGNWPGKTVLQARGQFTHQGQVFTLVDLPGTYSLQANSVEEQVARDFICFGRPDVTVVVVDATCLERNLNLILQVIETTEAVVVCLNLMDEARRKNIVIDVPLLADELGVPVVPTAARKGEGLARLKDVIAAVATGALRPAPSPVIYDDDIEAAVGRLAGQLQPLLKGRLPARWVALRLLEGDRTLLPVIERFLDIELREPASRLSLPEAHASITHTPWAALAGRK comes from the coding sequence ATGGGGCTCACCAAGCAAGCGACAGGGTTTTCTATTTTACGGGAAGACTTTCTCCCGGCCGGCGGCACCGGATACGTGGTAGCCCTGGCCGGGAATCCCAATGCCGGTAAGAGTACGGTTTTTAATGCCTTGACTGGCTTAAGGCAACATACCGGCAACTGGCCAGGGAAAACGGTTTTGCAAGCCCGGGGCCAATTTACCCATCAAGGCCAGGTCTTTACCTTGGTGGACCTCCCCGGTACGTATTCCTTACAGGCCAACTCCGTTGAAGAACAGGTGGCCCGGGATTTTATCTGTTTTGGCCGGCCCGATGTCACCGTGGTGGTCGTCGATGCCACCTGCCTGGAACGCAACCTCAACCTGATTCTCCAGGTAATAGAAACAACGGAGGCAGTGGTAGTCTGCTTGAATCTCATGGACGAAGCCCGGCGCAAAAATATTGTCATTGACGTACCACTCCTGGCAGACGAACTGGGGGTCCCGGTGGTACCTACAGCTGCCAGAAAGGGTGAGGGGCTGGCCCGGTTAAAGGATGTTATTGCTGCCGTAGCTACGGGGGCACTTCGACCGGCTCCCTCTCCTGTTATTTATGACGACGATATTGAAGCCGCCGTCGGGCGGCTGGCAGGGCAGTTGCAGCCCCTTTTAAAGGGCCGGCTCCCAGCCCGCTGGGTGGCCCTGCGCCTGCTGGAAGGCGACAGAACTTTATTGCCGGTTATAGAACGTTTTTTGGATATAGAACTGAGGGAGCCTGCTTCAAGGCTATCATTACCTGAAGCCCATGCTTCTATAACCCATACTCCTTGGGCGGCCCTGGCGGGTAGGAAGTAA
- a CDS encoding TetR/AcrR family transcriptional regulator: MVYRRTKKVDQKLEARLQAIMQAAREEFARNGFYGTSVKDIARRAGVGIGTIYLYLRNKEALFTALVNEAYGMVLERIAQARKNAAGGRQKLQVSMEAALAVLQENRDLARVMLVQSPAGHPEVAEHVYDLLRRLTKLVEEDVLEGIQRKELPPQDAQVAALAFVGTFYQVVISWLQEGIPSDLTAAGKELVAYNLRGLGYHLEGDIGNG; the protein is encoded by the coding sequence TTGGTTTACCGGCGGACGAAAAAGGTAGATCAAAAGCTGGAGGCACGCCTGCAGGCCATTATGCAGGCGGCGAGGGAGGAATTTGCCCGCAACGGTTTTTATGGTACTTCGGTTAAAGATATCGCTCGCCGGGCGGGGGTGGGCATCGGCACGATTTACTTATATCTGCGTAATAAAGAAGCCCTCTTTACCGCCCTGGTCAACGAAGCCTATGGGATGGTCCTGGAACGTATTGCCCAGGCCCGCAAAAACGCCGCCGGTGGACGCCAAAAACTCCAGGTCTCGATGGAGGCAGCCCTGGCGGTCTTGCAGGAGAACCGTGACCTGGCCCGGGTAATGCTGGTCCAATCGCCGGCGGGCCACCCGGAGGTGGCAGAACACGTCTACGACCTGTTACGACGTCTAACCAAGCTTGTAGAGGAAGACGTGCTGGAGGGCATTCAGAGGAAGGAGCTACCGCCCCAGGATGCCCAGGTCGCCGCTTTAGCCTTTGTAGGGACCTTTTACCAGGTTGTCATTAGCTGGCTGCAAGAGGGCATTCCTTCTGATCTGACGGCGGCGGGGAAAGAGCTGGTAGCCTATAACTTGCGCGGTCTGGGCTATCACCTGGAAGGAGACATTGGGAATGGTTGA
- a CDS encoding MTAP family purine nucleoside phosphorylase yields the protein MVEEKIQADIGFIGGSGTFSLNFPEALKDSGTEILARDVVLATPWGPSAPLTLFRTGNPPRRVLAAKMHGRIPGVSWGESSQRLFHAFMQAKVRKIIAEGGVGSVNHLLDLRDILVVTDYIDFSLRRDVGLQEGYLSIMRQPICPSLHWTLVETARETPLGRVFDRGVYLVTDGRHFESVAEVNMFRQWGADVVGQTLCPEVYLAREMGACYAGIYLVVNYGEGVVKPWEHRELKEIFFEDAPAFGRIILKALGRVSFNEDCGCATLRKPTLLRPENIGKS from the coding sequence ATGGTTGAAGAAAAGATACAGGCGGATATTGGCTTTATCGGTGGCTCGGGCACCTTTAGCTTGAATTTTCCCGAAGCATTAAAGGATTCTGGAACAGAGATTCTGGCCCGGGATGTGGTTTTGGCTACTCCCTGGGGCCCCAGTGCACCTTTAACCCTTTTTCGCACCGGAAACCCGCCGCGCCGGGTGCTGGCGGCCAAGATGCACGGACGAATTCCCGGAGTCTCCTGGGGCGAGAGTTCGCAGCGCCTGTTCCACGCCTTTATGCAGGCTAAAGTCCGGAAGATCATTGCTGAGGGCGGTGTGGGAAGCGTAAATCACCTCCTGGATCTCCGGGACATTCTCGTGGTAACCGATTACATTGATTTTTCCCTGCGCCGGGATGTGGGGCTGCAGGAGGGCTACCTGTCGATAATGCGCCAGCCTATCTGCCCTTCCCTGCACTGGACTTTGGTAGAAACGGCGCGAGAAACCCCTCTGGGGCGGGTCTTTGACCGCGGCGTTTACCTGGTGACAGATGGGCGCCACTTTGAAAGCGTAGCCGAAGTAAACATGTTTCGCCAGTGGGGGGCGGATGTCGTAGGCCAGACCCTCTGCCCCGAGGTTTACCTGGCGAGGGAAATGGGGGCCTGTTACGCCGGCATCTACCTGGTAGTAAATTACGGGGAAGGTGTGGTGAAACCCTGGGAACACCGGGAGTTAAAAGAGATCTTTTTTGAGGATGCCCCGGCCTTCGGCCGCATTATCCTGAAGGCCCTGGGACGAGTGAGTTTTAATGAGGATTGTGGTTGCGCTACGCTGCGTAAACCAACCCTTTTGCGCCCGGAGAATATCGGTAAGTCTTAA